GGCTCCAGGTCGGACCGGGCCGTCCTCTCGTCGCCGGCTCCGGCCCGGCTCGGGTCGGTGGGCCCGTCCGCCAGGGCGGCGCCGGGCAGGACGGTGATCATCAGGGCGGGCAGGACCGGCAGCACGAGCCGCGACAGGGACACGGTCTTCTCCAGGGGTGGGGACGGTCGGGGGACCTAGGTGGAAGCAGAACGACCCTTCACCGTGGAAGGTCACGTACGTCACACCGGAACGGCCGACTACGGGCGCCGTGGTCTAGACGACGACGCCCTCCGGGGCAGCCCGTGGGCGGGCGCGGGTCCGGACGACCCCTCGGACGTAACCTGCGTCACGGCCCGATCGTTCGCGTGGAGTCACCACCCCCCGAAAGGACCCCCATGCCTCGGACCTCCCCGCGAGCCCGCACCCGATCTCCACTCCCGCTCGCCCTGGCGGTCGCCCTCGGCCTGGGGGTGGCCGGCGTGGGCCTCGGCCTCGGCGCATCCCCGGCCGCCGCCCACGAGGAGCGTCCGGCGGTCTTCCCCGACGGCACCTCCGAGGTCCCGCGCTTCCTCGGCTACGACAACCCGCGGCGTCGGGTGGTATGTGCCGACGAGAGTCCGCGCGAGGTGCGCCGGATGCGCCCCGGGACGCTCAAGCGCGCGAACAAGCGCCTGCTCCAGGAGTGTCGCTACTCCTCCATCCAGGCAGCGATCAACAGCATCTCGCGCCGTGGCACCTCGATCTACGTGCTGCCCGGCTCCTACGACGAGACCCGGTGGGGCAAGGACGACCGCAGCCGCTACTGCTCGCACCTGGCCACCGACTCCGACGACCCGCTGCTGGCCGCTGAGTACATCGGCAGCCTCTCCTCCCCCGACTCGGGCGCCTCGGCCCCCGCGGACGACGGCACCTCCGACCCGATCGCCCTGTCGTACGCCGACCAGCGGCGCTGCTCGGGCAACCTCAACCTGATCTCGGTCTTCGGTGACCGCACCCCCGGCGACGACTCGATCGCCTGCGACAGCAAGTTCTGCGGGACCCAGCTGGTCGGGACCGGGGCCGACGCGCACGACGTCCTCGTGGACAACCGCTTCCGCAAGCTCAACGCGCTGCGCGTCGACCGGGCCGGCGGCTTCTACCTGCGCCGGATGACCTTCGAGCAGGCCGAGTTCAACGCGATCTACGTCCTGGAGACCGACGGCTTCGTCATCGACGACATCGTGGCGCGCGCCAACGACGAGTACGGCATCCTCGCCTTCGCCAGCGACCACGGCCTGATCAAGAACTCCGAGGCCTACTTCAACGGCGACTCGGGCATCTACCCCGGCTCCGGCGCGGACATCAACGCCGACAACGAGAACTTCGAGCCGACCCGCTACGCCATAGAGATCAAGCGCAACTCCAGCCACGACAACACGCTGGGCTACTCGGGCACGGCCGGCAACTCGATCTACGCCCACCACAACGACTTCTTCAACAACGCGACCGGCATCGCCACCGACTCGCTGTTCCCCGGCCACCCGGGCCTGCCCCAGGACCACGCGCGGTGGAGCCGCAACCGGATCTTCTCGAACAACTCCAACTACTACACCGAGTTCGTCGACACCGGCGTGTGCGCCAAGCCGATGCCCGAGCGCGGGTACGCCGAGGGCACCGTGTGCCCCGTCGTGCCGACCCCCGTCGGCACCGGCGTGCTGATCGCCGGCGGCAACTTCAACTCCACCGACCACAACTGGATCTACGACAACTGGCGGCACGGCACGATGCAGTTCTGGGTGCCCGCGGTGCTGCGCGACGAGTTCGACCCCACCAAGCAGCTCGACACGAGCAACCACAACCGCACCTTCGCCAACCACATGGGCACCACCCCCGCCGGTCGGGTGCTGGAGAACGGCTCGGACCACTGGTGGGACGACCAGGGGCTCGGCAACTGCTGGGAGGACAACGAGTACGCCGACGGCCGGCAGGACGACAACTTCGTCGTGCCCCCGCTGCCGTGCGACCAGGGCGGGTCCGTGCTGGTGCCGGGACTGACCGTCAAGGACGCCGGCTTCCTCAGCTGCAGCCAGTACGACCGCAACGACCCGACCTGGCGCCACCCCCCGCAGTGCAACTGGTTCGACAGCCCGACGCGGCCCGGGTCCGCTCGAGCGGCGGCCGTCACCTCCGGCACCGCCGCGGGCGACAGCGGTGCTCCCTCGCTGCTGCTCGCGCCGCTCACCGGGCTCGGCCTGCTGCTCCTGGCGCGACGCCGGCCGCGACCGGCCCGCCGCGCGTCGTGAGCGTCGTACGCCGTCCGCGACGGTGGGGGCGGGTGGGTGCGGCCGCGCTGGTGGTCGCACTGCTGCTCGGCGCCCTCACCGCCGCCGCGGTGGCGCGGGGCGGACCCCGGCTGAGCACCTCGGGCCCGGTCGACGTCGCCGGGACCGAGGCCACCGGCACCTTCACGGTGGCTGAGCGCACGGTGCGCCAGGTCCGCTACGCCGACCAGGGAACGCTGCGCTACACCTTCGTCCTGCACAACGACGGCCGACTGCCCGTCGAGGTCGCCGGCCTCGCCGACGAGCAGCCGTCCTCGCGCCTCTTCACGCCGGTCGACCTCGTCGCCGCGGACGACGGCGTGACCGTGGTGCCGGGAGGCGGACAGCTTGAGGTGACGCTCTCGCTGCTGATGAGCGGCTGCGAGACCCTCTCGGCGCGGGCCGGCGCGTTCGTCACCGAGGTGGTCCTGCGCACCCGGACCGCCGGCGCCTTCGCCGACGACGTGTCGGTGCTGCTGCCCGAGGAGCTGCACACCGGATCGCCGCGCGAGGCCTTCTGCCCGGAGTCGACGGCGTCCTCACGCCCGCCGGGGTGATCACGGGCCCGTGTCGGGACCCGGCCGCGACACGGGCGACCGCTCGACGTCGCCCATCTCACATACCGATGGTTTGTGGCTGGCCTCTTTATTGACATACGTTCAACGACATGACGTCGACCCTGCGCACCCTGCTCGCCGGACTGGTCGTCGGAGCGCTCACCGGCGCGCTGGTCGGAGCCGTGGCCGGACAGGCCGTGGCCGGGCCGGCCGGCGAGCAGCGCGTGATCTCCCGCCAGGTCGCCTTCGACCTGGTCAACACCAACGACACCGACCTCCTGTGCGTGCCCGACGGCCAGGACTACACCGTCACCGCGCGGCTGGTCGGCCCCCGGGGCGACGTGCTGGGCCTCGACGGCGCCAACCGCATCAACGTCCTGGTCCACGATGCCGGCACCGGCGGCTGGTTCTGGGGCCTCGACTCCCCCCGTCGCTTCGACTACGCCCGCAAGCTGGCCCAGCGCGGCGAGACCTCGCTGGTGCTCACGCGGCTGGGCTACGACCAGAACGCCCTCGACTCGGGCCGCGACACCTGCCTCGGCGCGCAGGCCACGATGCTGCACCAGGTCGTCCAGCACCTGAAGTCCGGCAACTTCCGCTTCACCGGCCCGGTGGGCACCACGACGCCGGCTGCCGGTCACGTGGTCGTCCACGGCCACGGGCTCGGCGCCGCCGTCGCCCAGCTCGAGGCCTCGACCTTCGACGACGTCGAGGGTCTGGTCCTCATGTCGTGGACCGACAACCGGTTCTCGCAGCGTGCGGTCCAGGAGTCCCTCCGCCAGGGCGTGACCTGCCTCGGCGCCGACTACGTGGGCTTCGGCGAGACCCGCCGGGACTTCCGCGAGCTCCTGTTCGCCTCCGCGCCGGCGCGGGTCCAGCGCACCGCCGTCCGCCAGCGCAACGACGTCCCCTGCGGCGACGTCCTCAGCCTCGCGGGCATGGTCACCAGCCTCGCGCTCGACACCGGCTCCATCGAGGCTCCCGCGCTGCTCCTCTTCGGCGCGGACGACGCACGGATCCGCGACGGTGCCGCCGAGGAGCAGGCCGGCCGCTTCCGGTCCAGCTCCGCTGTGCGCACCCGCACCTTCCCCGGCACCGGCAGCGCGCTGCCCCTCGAGCAGCGGGCCCCTCAGGTCCGCCGCGAGGTGCTCTCCTTCCTCAGCACCCTGCGCCTGAGCTGACCCACCGCCGTTCGAGCGTCGTCCCCGTCGGTCGAGCGGCGTACGGCGACCGGTCAGCTCACCGGGCCTCGACGACGCTCCTCGCTGGCGCTCGTCACTGCTCGACCACCAGCGCAGATCAGTCCAGGTCGTGGGCGGCGCGGATGACGTCGACGATGCCGCCCATGATCTCGGTGAGCCCGAAGTCCTTGGGCGTGTAGACCGCCGCGACCCCCTGCTCCTTGAGCCGTCGGGCGTCGGAGTCGGGGATGATCCCGCCGACGATGACGGGGACGTCCGCGGCGCCGGCGTCGCGCAGACCCTGGAGCACGGCCGGCACCAGCTCCATGTGCGACCCGGACAGGATCGAGAGCCCGACGCAGTGCACGTCCTCGGCCACGGCCGCGGAGACGATCTGCTCGGGGGTGAGGCGGATGCCCTGGTAGACGACCTCGAACCCTGCGTCGCGGGCCCGCACCGCGACCTGCTCGGCCCCGTTGGAGTGACCGTCGAGGCCGGGCTTGCCGACCAGCAGGCGGAGCCGGCCGCCGAGCTCCTCCCCTGTGGCCCGCACCCGCTCGCGCACGGCGGTGATCTCGGCGCCTGCGCCGGCGACGCCCACGGCTCCGGAGACACCGGTGGGCGCCCGGAACTCTCCGAAGACCTCGCGCAGGGTGCCGGCCCACTCACCGGTCGTCGCACCGGCACGGGCCGCGACCAGGGTCGCTGCCATCAGGTTCTCGCTGCCCTTGGCGGCCTCGGCCAGCGCCGCCAGGGCGTCGACGACCTGCTGCTCGTCGCGCTGGGCCTTCCACTCGGTGACCGAGTCGCGTGCCGACTGCTCGGCCCGGGGGTCGGCCATCATGATCGCCCCGTCGACGTCCGCGGTCAGCGGGGACGGCTCGGTGGTCTCGTACTTGTTGACCCCGACGATGATCTCCTGGCCGGACTCGATGCGGGCCCGGCGGGCGGCATGGGCCGAGACGAGCTCCTCCTTCATGTAGCCGGACTCCACCGCCGCGATCGCCCCGCCCATGGCCTGCACCCGGTCGATCTCGGCCCTGGCGCCCTCGACCAGCTCGGCGACCTTCGCCGCGATCACGGTCGAGCCGTCGAAGATGTCCTCGTACTCCAGCAGGTCGGACTCGAAGGCCAGCACCTGCTGCAGCCGCAGCGACCACTGCTGGTCCCAGGGACGCGGCAGACCGAGGGCCTCGTTCCAGGCGGGCAGCTGCACGGCGCGCGCCCGGGCGTTCTTCGACAGCGTCACGCCCAGCATCTCGAGCACGATGCGCTGGACGTTGTTCTCGGGCTGGGCCTCGGTGAGCCCGAGCGAGTTGACCTGGACGCCGTAGCGGAAGCGCCGCATCTTGGGGTCCTGGACGCCGTAGCGCTCCCGGGTGATCTCGTCCCAGAGCTCGACGAAGGCCCGCATCTTGCAGGTCTCCTCGACGAAGCGCACGCCGGCGTTGACGAAGAACGAGATGCGTCCGACGACCTTCTCGAAGTCATCCTCGGCGACCTGCCCGGAGGCCTTGACCTGGTCGAGGACCGCGATCGCGGTGCACAGTGCGTAGGCGAGCTCCTGGGTGGGCGTCGCGCCCGCCTCCTGCAGGTGGTAGCTGCAGATGTTGATGGGGTTCCACTTCGGGATCTGGTGGACCGTGTAGGCGATCATGTCGCTGATCAGGCGAAGCGAGTGCTCGGGCGGGAACACGTAGGTGCCCCGCGAGAGGTACTCCTTGATGATGTCGTTCTGGGTGGTGCCGGCCAGCTGCGCGGCGACCTCCTCAGCGGTGAGGTCGGGGTTCTGCTCCTCGGCCACCACCTGGTACATCGCCAGCATCCACATGGCGGTGGCGTTGATCGTCATCGAGGTGTTCATCGAGGTCAGCGGGATGTCGTCGAAGAGGTGGCGCATCTCCCCCAGGTGCGGCACCGGGACGCCCACCTTGCCGACCTCGCCGGTCGACATCACCGAGTCGGGGTCGTAGCCGGTCTGCGTCGGCAGGTCGAAGGCCACCGACAGCCCGGTCTGGCCCTTCGACAGGTTGTTGCGGTACAGCTCGTTCGACGCCTGGGCGGTCGAGTGGCCGGCGTAGGTGCGCATCACCCACGGGCGGTCCTTCTCGGGACGATCGACCAGGGGGCGCTCCATCTCCGTCATGCACAGAGGGTAGAACGGTTCCTACGCGCTGGTAACCGGTGGACGTGTGGTCTATCCGACACCGGGGCGTCGGACCTGGGTCAGGCCGGCACCGCGGCGCGGTCCAGGTCGACCACCCGGATCAGGTGCGAGAGGTGCAGCAGCCGTCGTACGGCGGGGCCGCAGCCGCGCAGCGTCAGGTGCCGTCCCTCGAGGTCGGCGCTGCGGCTGGCCACGGCCAGCACCTTCAGCGCGGTGAGGTCGACGACCTCGACCGCGGTCAGGTCGACCACGACGTGGTCGTGGGCGCCCAGGTGGTCGTAGACGGCCGCCCGGACCTCGGTGGTGCTGCGCACGTCGAAGTCGCCGTGCAGCCGCACGACGGCTCCCTCGGTGGTGATCTGCATGTGGTCCTCCCGTGCGTCCCGCTGCCCGATCTCCCGATAGACCGGGGCGCTCCGACGTCGTCCTCACCCACCATGACGCGTCAGCGGCCCGGAAGGTTGCACCGATCGGACACTTTTCGTCACGTGTCGTCGTGCTGGCTACCCTTCGTCCATGGTCAACCTGACGCGCATCTACACCCGGACCGGCGACGCCGGTGAGACCCGACTCGGCGACATGAGCGTCACCACGAAGACCGACACCCGGCTCCAGGCCTACGCCGACGTCGACGAGGCCAACGCCCAGCTCGGGCTCGCTGTGGCCCAGGGCGACTTCGAGGACGACGTCGTGAAGGTGCTCGTCCACGTGCAGAACGACCTCTTCGACGTGGGTGCGGACTTCTGCACCCCGATCGTCGCGGACCCCGAGTACCCGCCACTGCGGATCACCCAGGACTACGTCGACCGCCTCGAGGGCTGGTGCGACCACTACAACGAGCACCTGGAGAAGCTGCGCTCCTTCATCCTGTCCGGCGGCACCGTGGGCGGGGCCCAGCTGCACGTCGCGCGCACCGTCGTACGTCGTGCGGAGCGGTCGGCCTGGTCGGCGCACGCCGAGCACGGCGAGACGATGAACCCGCTGGCCATCACCTACCTCAACCGGCTCTCGGACCTGGTCTTCATCCTGGCCCGCTACACGAACCGTGAGCAGGGCGACGTGCTGTGGGTGCCCGGCGGGTCGCGCTGACGCCGGCGGCTGCCGGCACCATCAGCACGGCCACCACGAGCAGCACCTCGAGGGTGCCGACCCGGTCGGCGAGCCGACCGAGCAGGGGTGGTCCCGCGAGGAACGCCCCGTAGCCGATGGTGGCGACCACCGAGACCCGCAGCGCAGCACCCTCCGGGTCGTCGGCGGCGGCGCTCATGCCCACCGGGAAGCCCAACGACGCCCCGAGGCCCCACACCAGGATCCCGACGGCCACCAGCGGCAGCGACGCCCCCAGCACCGTGAGCAGCACCCCGGCCCCTGCGAGCGCCGTGCTGGCCCACAGGACCGGCGCGCGTCCCCACCGGTCCAGGAGCACCGGGCCCACCAGCCGTCCGGTGGTCATGGCCACGACGAAGAGCCCGAAGCCGGCCACGCCGACCCAGTGCTGGACCCCGTAGCCGTCGATCAGCGCGAGCGAGAGCCAGTCGTTGGCGGTGCCCTCGACCATCGCGAAGGCCATCACCATCACCCCGATCGCGAGCGTGCGCGGCTCGGTCCACGGCGAGGCGCGGCGGACGGGCCCGTCCTCCCCCGACCCGGCCCCGTCCACGGGTCGGCGGGTGGGCAGGTAGCGGGCGCCGCTGCGCCAGGCGAGGACCAGGGCCAGGCCACTCACGACGAGCAGGTGGGCCAGCAGCGGCACCCCCGCGGCCAGGACCGCCACCCCGACGCCGGCGCCGATGATCGAACCCAGGCTCCACCCGGCGTGGAACCGCGGCATGATCGTGCGGGCCAGGCGCCGCTCCACCTCGGCCGCCTCCACGTTCATGGCCACGTCCCACACGCCCGTCCCGGCACCGTGCACGAACAGCCCGAGGGTGGTCAGGGGCAGCGATCCGAGAGTCGCGCCGGCGGCGGCGACGCCGAGACCGCAGGTGTCGAGCCCGGCCCCCAGCCGCACCGTGCGCGCCGCGCCGGCGCGGGCGATCACGTGACCGGTGGTGGGCAGGGCCAGCATCGAACCGACGGCCACCGCCAGCAGCAGCAGGCCCAGGGCGGTGTTGCTCAGCGCGAGCCGCTCGCGCAGGTCCGGCAGGCGCGCGACCAGGGAGGCGAAGACCAGCCCGTTCAGCACGAAGGTCCATGCCACGGCGTGGCGGGCGTCCTGCAGGGCGTCCCGCGACCGACCGGTCACCGAGCCGCTCCCGACCTCAGCGCGAGCCGGGCATCTCAGCGCCCGGCGGACGCGCCTCGAGCCAGGACTGGAACCCCGTGAGGGAGCTGGTGCCCATCGCCAGCTCGACGATGCCGTCGTCGCTGCGACACACGATCACCACGTGGTCGGGGAAGAGCGCGGACTGCTCCGGGCCCTCGGGCGCCCGACGCTCCTCGTAGGTCAGCTCGGTGCGCTGCCAGCAGCGCTTGGCGCGCGGGGACAGGGAGAAGATGCGGAACCACTCCAGCTGCTCGCCGGAGTAGCGGCCGATGCCGAGAAGCCAACCGCGTCCGGCCCTGTCGGACCGGACGCGGTGGCTGAGCTCGAAGGTGCCGCCGTCACGGGCGATCACCCGGCGACGCACGACGAGGGCGAGGCCGTAGAGGAGCACGAGGACCAGGAGCACACCGGCTGCATCGAGCAGCCACTGCCACACCGGCATCCACGTCCCCCTGCCCAAGTCCCGACCGTGCTGAGGGCATCACCCTAGCGGCACGGTCGGGACCTCGGACGGTCGGGTCAGCCGGCCTTCTCGACCGCACGGATACGGGCGGAGGCACGACGGATCTCGACCTCACGCTCGTCCCCGGTGGGCAGGCCCTCGGCTGCCGCGAGGGCAGCCTTGGCCTCGTCGATGTGGATCTCCTCGGCCAGCAGGGCGTGCTGGCTGAGGATCGAGACCCGGTCATCAGCGACCGAGATGAACCCACCGTCGACCACGGCGTGCACGATCCCGTCCTCGGCTGCGATCTCCACCTCGGCGTCGATCAGCAGCGACAGCAGCGGGGCGTGACCCGCCAGCACGCCGATGTCGCCCTCGGTCGTACGGGCGATGACCATCGACGCCGCGCCGGACCACACGGTCCGGTGCGCCGCGACGAGCTCGACGTGCAGCCCGGTGCCGACGTCGCGTGCCATCAGAGGGACTTCTGGATCTCGGCCCACTTCTGCTCGACGTCGTCCAGACCGCCGCACATGAAGAAGGCCTGCTCGGCCACGTGGTCGTACTCGCCGGCCGCGATCTTGTTGAACGCCTCGATGGTGTCGGCCACCGGCACGGTCGAACCCTCGATGCCGGTGAACTGCTTGGCCACGTAGGTGTTCTGCGACAGGAACCGCTGGATGCGGCGGGCGCGGGACACGATGACCTTGTCCTCCTCCGACAGCTCGTCGACACCGAGGATCGCGATGATGTCCTGGAGCTCCTTGTTGCGCTGCAGGATCTGCTTGACGCGGATCGCGCAGTCGTAGTGCTCCTTGCCGATGTACTGCGGGTCGAGGATCCGCGACGTCGAGGTCAGCGGGTCCACGGCCGGGTAGATGCCCAGCGACGCGATCTCGCGGGACAGCTCGGTGGTCGCGTCCAGGTGGGCGAACGTGGTCGCCGGAGCCGGGTCGGTGTAGTCGTCGGCCGGCACGTAGATCGCCTGCATCGAGGTGATGGAGTGACCACGCGTCGAGGTGATGCGCTCCTGGAGCACACCCATCTCGTCAGCCAGGTTGGGCTGGTAGCCCACCGCGGAGGGCATGCGGCCCAGCAGGGTGGAGACCTCGGAACCGGCCTGGGTGAACCGGAAGATGTTGTCGATGAAGAGCAGCACGTCCTGGTTCTGCACGTCGCGGAAGTACTCCGCCATCGTCAGCGCGGACAGCGCGACGCGCAGGCGGGTGCCCGGCGGCTCGTCCATCTGGCCGAACACCAGGGCGGTCTGCCCCAGCACGCCGGCCTCTTCCATCTCGACGATGAGGTCGTTGCCCTCACGGGTGCGCTCACCGACACCGGCGAACACCGACACACCGCCGTGGTTCTTGGCGACGCGGGCGATCATCTCCTGGATCAGCACGGTCTTGCCGACCCCGGCACCACCGAACAGACCGATCTTGCCGCCGGTCACGTAGGGGGTCAGCAGGTCGATGACCTTGATGCCGGTCTCGAACATCTCGGTCTTCGACTCGAGCTGGTCGAAGGCGGGCGCCTTGCGGTGGATGCCCCAGCGCTCGTGCTCGCCGAGGGTCTCGCCCTCGTTGAGGTTCAGCACGTCGCCCGTGGCGTTGAACACCCGGCCGAGCGTGACGTCACCGACGGGGACCATGATCGGCTCCCCGGTGTCGGTGACCTGGCCACCGCGCACCAGCCCGTCGGTCGGCTTGAGCGAGATGGCGCGAACCATCCCGTCGCCGATGTGCTGGGCCACCTCGAGGGGCAGCACCGTGGTCTGGCCGTCGAGAACGATCTCGGCGGTCAGCTTGTTGTAGATCTCCGGCATGTTGTCGACGGGGAACTCCACGTCGACGACCGGGCCGATGACGCGGGCGATGCGGCCCACGCTGGCGCCGCCGGCCTGGGTGGTCTCTTCAAGAGTTGCAGTCATGTTTGTGTCTCACTCCACTTATTCGGCACCGGCGTTGGCGTCGGCGAGCGCGTTGACGCCACCCACGATCTCGCTGATTTCCTGAGTAATGCCGGCTTGGCGGGCCTGGTTGGCGATGCGGGTGTACTTCTTGATCAGCTCTTCGGCGTTGTCCGTCGCGGACTTCATCGCCTTCTGGCGTGCGGCGAGCTCGGAAGCCGCCGACTGCAGGAGGCAGAAGAAGATGCGGGACTGGACGTACTGCGGCAGCAGTCCGTCGAGCACCGCCTCCGGTGAGGGCTCGAACTCGTAGAGGGGCAACAGCTCGGACTCCTCGGGAGCCTCCGTGCCCTCCACGACCTCCAGCGGCAGCAGTCGCACCGCCGTCGGCTCCTGGGTGAGCATCGAGACGAAGCGCGTGTAGACGACGTGGACCTCGTCCGCGTCACCCTCCTCGCCCTGCTCGCGCAGGAACCGCTCGATGAGGGTCTCCCCCACCTCGACCGCGACGTCGTACGACGGCTGGTCGGAGAATCCCGTCCAGGCCTGCTCGACCGGGCGCTCGCGGAACTTGTAGTAGGCCACGCCCTTGCGACCGCAGATGAAGGTGTCGATCTCCTTGCCCTCGTCGCGCAGTCGCTCGGCGAGGCGCTCGGCCTCCTTGAGCACGCTCGAGGAGTAGGCCCCGGCCAGACCACGGTCGCTGGTGACGATGAGGACGGCGGCCCGCTTGGGGTTCTCCTCCTCCTTCGTCAACGGGTGGTCGACGTTCGCGAACGTCGCCACCGCCGACACGGCCCGGGTCAGCTCGCGGGCGTAGGGCGCTGCCGCCTGGGCCCGCTGCTGCGCCTTGATGATCCGGGACGCAGCAATGAGCTCCATGGCGCGGGTGATCTTCTTCATCGACTGCGTCGACTTGATCCTCGCGCGGTACTCACGCAGCGATACGGCCATGGTCAGCCCCGCTTCTGCTTGACGATCTGCTCCTGGCCGAGCTCGTCGTCCTCGAGCGCACCGGCGTCGGCCTCGTGGCCGACCTTGACGGAACCGCCGTCAGAGGTCTCGAACTGGTCCAGGAAGGAGTCGTACGCGCTGGCCACGCCGTCCTCGTCCTCGAACTTCTTCGACTCGCGGATGCCGGCCAGGAGACCGTCGTGCGAGCGGTGGAGGTAGTCGAGGAACTCCTGCTCGAAGCGCAGGACGTCGCCGACGGGGACGCGGTCGAGACGACCACTGGTGCCCAGCCACAGCGAGACCGTCATGTCCTCGAGGGGGTAGGGCGAGTAGGCCGACTGCTTGAGCAGCGCCATCAGGCGCTGGCCGCGGTCGAGCTGCTGGCGCGAGGCCGCGTCGAGGTCGGAGGCGAACATCGCGAACGCCTCCATCGCGCGGAACTGGGCCAGGTCGACCTTGAGCGAACCGGTGACGGCCTTCATCGCCTTGGTCATGGCCGCGCCACCCACACGCGAGACCGACACACCGACGTCGATGGCCGGGCGCTGGTTGGCGGCGAACAGGTCCGACTGCAGGAAGATCTGGCCGTCGGTGATCGAGATGACGTTGGTCGGGATGAACGCCGAGACGTCGTTGGCCTTGGTCTCGATGATCGGCAGGCCGGTCATCGAGCCCGCGCCCAGCTCGTCGGAGAGCTTCGCGCACCGCTCGAGCAGCCTGCTGTGCAGGTAGAAGACGTCACCGGGGTAGGCCTCGCGGCCCGGCGGGCGACGCAGCAGCAGCGACACGGCACGGTAGGCCTCGGCCTGCTTGGTCAGGTCGTCGAACACGATGAGGACGTGCTTGCCGTCGTACATCCACTGCTGGCCGATGGCCGAGCCGGTGTACGGGGCGAGGTACTTGAAGCCCGCGCTGTCCGAGGCGGGCGAGGCGACGATGGTGGTGTACTCCAGCGCGCCGGCCTCCTCGAGGGCGCCACGCACCGAGGCGATGGTCGAGCCCTTCTGACCGATCGCGACGTAGATGCAGCGG
This Nocardioides dokdonensis FR1436 DNA region includes the following protein-coding sequences:
- a CDS encoding right-handed parallel beta-helix repeat-containing protein; translation: MPRTSPRARTRSPLPLALAVALGLGVAGVGLGLGASPAAAHEERPAVFPDGTSEVPRFLGYDNPRRRVVCADESPREVRRMRPGTLKRANKRLLQECRYSSIQAAINSISRRGTSIYVLPGSYDETRWGKDDRSRYCSHLATDSDDPLLAAEYIGSLSSPDSGASAPADDGTSDPIALSYADQRRCSGNLNLISVFGDRTPGDDSIACDSKFCGTQLVGTGADAHDVLVDNRFRKLNALRVDRAGGFYLRRMTFEQAEFNAIYVLETDGFVIDDIVARANDEYGILAFASDHGLIKNSEAYFNGDSGIYPGSGADINADNENFEPTRYAIEIKRNSSHDNTLGYSGTAGNSIYAHHNDFFNNATGIATDSLFPGHPGLPQDHARWSRNRIFSNNSNYYTEFVDTGVCAKPMPERGYAEGTVCPVVPTPVGTGVLIAGGNFNSTDHNWIYDNWRHGTMQFWVPAVLRDEFDPTKQLDTSNHNRTFANHMGTTPAGRVLENGSDHWWDDQGLGNCWEDNEYADGRQDDNFVVPPLPCDQGGSVLVPGLTVKDAGFLSCSQYDRNDPTWRHPPQCNWFDSPTRPGSARAAAVTSGTAAGDSGAPSLLLAPLTGLGLLLLARRRPRPARRAS
- a CDS encoding alpha/beta fold hydrolase; protein product: MTSTLRTLLAGLVVGALTGALVGAVAGQAVAGPAGEQRVISRQVAFDLVNTNDTDLLCVPDGQDYTVTARLVGPRGDVLGLDGANRINVLVHDAGTGGWFWGLDSPRRFDYARKLAQRGETSLVLTRLGYDQNALDSGRDTCLGAQATMLHQVVQHLKSGNFRFTGPVGTTTPAAGHVVVHGHGLGAAVAQLEASTFDDVEGLVLMSWTDNRFSQRAVQESLRQGVTCLGADYVGFGETRRDFRELLFASAPARVQRTAVRQRNDVPCGDVLSLAGMVTSLALDTGSIEAPALLLFGADDARIRDGAAEEQAGRFRSSSAVRTRTFPGTGSALPLEQRAPQVRREVLSFLSTLRLS
- a CDS encoding protein meaA; protein product: MTEMERPLVDRPEKDRPWVMRTYAGHSTAQASNELYRNNLSKGQTGLSVAFDLPTQTGYDPDSVMSTGEVGKVGVPVPHLGEMRHLFDDIPLTSMNTSMTINATAMWMLAMYQVVAEEQNPDLTAEEVAAQLAGTTQNDIIKEYLSRGTYVFPPEHSLRLISDMIAYTVHQIPKWNPINICSYHLQEAGATPTQELAYALCTAIAVLDQVKASGQVAEDDFEKVVGRISFFVNAGVRFVEETCKMRAFVELWDEITRERYGVQDPKMRRFRYGVQVNSLGLTEAQPENNVQRIVLEMLGVTLSKNARARAVQLPAWNEALGLPRPWDQQWSLRLQQVLAFESDLLEYEDIFDGSTVIAAKVAELVEGARAEIDRVQAMGGAIAAVESGYMKEELVSAHAARRARIESGQEIIVGVNKYETTEPSPLTADVDGAIMMADPRAEQSARDSVTEWKAQRDEQQVVDALAALAEAAKGSENLMAATLVAARAGATTGEWAGTLREVFGEFRAPTGVSGAVGVAGAGAEITAVRERVRATGEELGGRLRLLVGKPGLDGHSNGAEQVAVRARDAGFEVVYQGIRLTPEQIVSAAVAEDVHCVGLSILSGSHMELVPAVLQGLRDAGAADVPVIVGGIIPDSDARRLKEQGVAAVYTPKDFGLTEIMGGIVDVIRAAHDLD
- a CDS encoding STAS domain-containing protein, with the translated sequence MQITTEGAVVRLHGDFDVRSTTEVRAAVYDHLGAHDHVVVDLTAVEVVDLTALKVLAVASRSADLEGRHLTLRGCGPAVRRLLHLSHLIRVVDLDRAAVPA
- a CDS encoding cob(I)yrinic acid a,c-diamide adenosyltransferase → MVNLTRIYTRTGDAGETRLGDMSVTTKTDTRLQAYADVDEANAQLGLAVAQGDFEDDVVKVLVHVQNDLFDVGADFCTPIVADPEYPPLRITQDYVDRLEGWCDHYNEHLEKLRSFILSGGTVGGAQLHVARTVVRRAERSAWSAHAEHGETMNPLAITYLNRLSDLVFILARYTNREQGDVLWVPGGSR
- a CDS encoding MFS transporter, which encodes MTGRSRDALQDARHAVAWTFVLNGLVFASLVARLPDLRERLALSNTALGLLLLAVAVGSMLALPTTGHVIARAGAARTVRLGAGLDTCGLGVAAAGATLGSLPLTTLGLFVHGAGTGVWDVAMNVEAAEVERRLARTIMPRFHAGWSLGSIIGAGVGVAVLAAGVPLLAHLLVVSGLALVLAWRSGARYLPTRRPVDGAGSGEDGPVRRASPWTEPRTLAIGVMVMAFAMVEGTANDWLSLALIDGYGVQHWVGVAGFGLFVVAMTTGRLVGPVLLDRWGRAPVLWASTALAGAGVLLTVLGASLPLVAVGILVWGLGASLGFPVGMSAAADDPEGAALRVSVVATIGYGAFLAGPPLLGRLADRVGTLEVLLVVAVLMVPAAAGVSATRRAPTARRPAHGSCSGPG
- a CDS encoding DUF2550 domain-containing protein; the protein is MPVWQWLLDAAGVLLVLVLLYGLALVVRRRVIARDGGTFELSHRVRSDRAGRGWLLGIGRYSGEQLEWFRIFSLSPRAKRCWQRTELTYEERRAPEGPEQSALFPDHVVIVCRSDDGIVELAMGTSSLTGFQSWLEARPPGAEMPGSR
- a CDS encoding F0F1 ATP synthase subunit epsilon — protein: MARDVGTGLHVELVAAHRTVWSGAASMVIARTTEGDIGVLAGHAPLLSLLIDAEVEIAAEDGIVHAVVDGGFISVADDRVSILSQHALLAEEIHIDEAKAALAAAEGLPTGDEREVEIRRASARIRAVEKAG